The following proteins come from a genomic window of Aquimarina sp. MAR_2010_214:
- a CDS encoding c-type cytochrome, whose translation MQKIALLCMAIALFCVSCQSEKKENSTVTIGTKEQKLSPYDLGKKVFHGKGKCYTCHKIDKKSIGPGVIEIVKVYKDQNKDLMSFLKQEADPIVNPETFAVMKTNFAIIKTFTEEELKAVEVYMTEVNANTTK comes from the coding sequence ATGCAAAAAATAGCCCTATTATGTATGGCGATAGCTTTATTTTGTGTAAGCTGTCAATCTGAAAAAAAAGAAAATTCAACTGTTACAATAGGAACAAAAGAACAAAAACTCTCCCCGTATGATCTGGGAAAGAAAGTATTTCATGGTAAAGGAAAATGCTATACTTGTCACAAGATTGATAAAAAATCTATTGGCCCAGGTGTTATCGAGATTGTAAAGGTTTACAAGGATCAAAATAAGGATCTGATGTCATTTTTAAAGCAAGAAGCAGACCCTATAGTAAACCCGGAGACCTTTGCTGTAATGAAAACCAATTTTGCGATTATCAAAACATTTACAGAAGAAGAGCTTAAAGCCGTAGAAGTATATATGACAGAAGTAAATGCTAATACAACAAAATGA
- a CDS encoding DinB family protein, with protein sequence MIYKLLVFVFLISGTVIAQQGTPKSAFLEKWKNSKDYLLKIAEQMPEDKFEFKPTEREMSFKEQLFHIRGNMLWLGTTYFSSEEFDREKLKENLPETKTEIITLLTKAFDKVYTYIQETDKDDLKFEVDFFAGRKSKLQILNLLQDHVTHHRGQLIVYLNLNDIEPPRYVGW encoded by the coding sequence ATGATATATAAACTTTTAGTATTTGTTTTTTTGATTTCGGGTACCGTTATAGCTCAGCAGGGCACTCCAAAAAGTGCCTTTCTTGAAAAGTGGAAAAACTCTAAGGACTATCTTTTAAAAATTGCTGAGCAGATGCCAGAAGATAAATTTGAGTTTAAACCTACCGAACGGGAAATGAGTTTTAAAGAACAATTATTTCACATTCGTGGCAATATGCTTTGGTTAGGGACTACGTATTTTTCTTCAGAAGAATTTGATCGAGAAAAATTAAAAGAAAACCTTCCTGAAACCAAAACTGAAATCATTACTTTACTTACTAAGGCATTTGATAAAGTATATACTTACATTCAGGAAACCGATAAAGATGATCTGAAGTTTGAGGTTGATTTTTTTGCAGGCCGAAAATCAAAGCTGCAAATTCTTAACCTATTACAAGACCATGTTACTCATCACCGAGGGCAGCTCATTGTTTATCTTAATCTAAATGATATCGAACCACCACGTTATGTGGGGTGGTAG
- a CDS encoding CNNM domain-containing protein has protein sequence MTLLIIYAVLSIFFSFLCSILEAVLLSVTPTFINVKKKEGKAYANTLENLKKDVDQPLIAILTLNTIAHTVGAILVGVQAEQLPYKFEILGVNMVGIVSTIMTLLILVLSEIIPKTIGATFWKQLANFTSKSLVILIAPLKYTGILWVLRLTTKLIGGKGHHGSVLSREDFTAMTDIAHEEGVFEESESKVIKNLLNFKEILAKDIMTPRSVLKIAPEDQNIAEFFKANKMLRFSRIPVYKDNPDHISGYVLKDEVYKGMAEDNHDMILADLKRQLFVVDRNLAVPNLFEKFVEQREHIALVVDEYGSVSGLVTMEDVIETLLGLEIVDESDTDANMQDLARKNWENRARRLGILDDKKEE, from the coding sequence ATGACTCTATTAATCATTTACGCCGTACTTTCTATTTTCTTTTCGTTTTTATGTTCGATACTAGAAGCGGTTTTGCTTAGTGTAACCCCAACTTTTATCAATGTCAAGAAAAAAGAGGGCAAAGCATATGCTAACACATTAGAAAATTTAAAAAAAGATGTAGATCAACCGCTGATTGCAATCTTAACTCTAAACACAATTGCCCATACTGTGGGGGCTATTCTGGTTGGAGTGCAAGCAGAGCAACTACCTTATAAGTTTGAAATCCTTGGTGTTAATATGGTAGGGATTGTATCTACAATCATGACACTGTTAATTCTAGTATTGTCAGAGATTATTCCTAAAACAATTGGAGCAACATTCTGGAAGCAATTGGCAAATTTCACATCCAAATCACTTGTGATTTTGATAGCACCATTAAAGTACACAGGTATTCTATGGGTATTACGTCTTACTACTAAACTTATTGGTGGTAAAGGACATCATGGGTCAGTGTTAAGTAGAGAAGACTTTACAGCAATGACAGATATTGCTCATGAAGAAGGTGTTTTTGAAGAATCTGAATCCAAAGTGATTAAAAACCTATTAAACTTTAAAGAAATTTTAGCCAAAGATATTATGACACCCAGAAGTGTGTTAAAAATAGCTCCCGAAGATCAAAATATCGCTGAGTTTTTTAAGGCTAATAAAATGTTACGATTCTCCAGAATACCAGTATATAAAGATAATCCGGATCATATTAGTGGTTATGTGCTTAAGGATGAGGTTTATAAGGGAATGGCAGAAGACAATCATGATATGATACTTGCAGACCTTAAACGACAATTGTTTGTAGTAGATCGAAATCTAGCTGTACCAAACCTATTCGAAAAATTCGTAGAGCAACGAGAACATATTGCTCTGGTAGTAGACGAATATGGGTCGGTAAGTGGTCTGGTTACTATGGAAGATGTAATTGAAACACTATTAGGGTTAGAAATTGTAGATGAAAGTGATACCGATGCTAATATGCAAGATCTGGCACGTAAAAATTGGGAAAATCGTGCAAGACGACTTGGGATTTTAGACGATAAAAAAGAAGAATGA
- a CDS encoding methylated-DNA--[protein]-cysteine S-methyltransferase yields the protein MIDEVYIETPLGIATISGDKDGIASVSVTKESDNLPSKDIPLHLQKAVSQLKEYFEGQRIDFELTLNPSGTDFQKKVWAELLKIPFGKTVSYLDIAKRLGDPKTIRAAASANGKNPLWIIVPCHRVIGSDGSLTGYAGGLWRKKWLLDHESPVKQQSLF from the coding sequence ATGATCGATGAGGTTTATATAGAAACCCCATTAGGTATTGCAACGATATCAGGAGATAAAGATGGAATTGCGAGTGTTTCTGTTACCAAAGAGTCAGACAATCTACCTTCTAAAGATATTCCTTTACATTTACAAAAGGCAGTCTCACAGCTCAAAGAATATTTTGAAGGCCAACGTATAGATTTTGAGCTCACTTTGAATCCTTCTGGTACTGATTTTCAGAAAAAAGTTTGGGCCGAATTGCTCAAAATTCCTTTTGGCAAAACCGTATCCTACCTTGATATAGCCAAAAGATTGGGAGATCCAAAAACAATACGAGCCGCAGCAAGTGCCAATGGTAAAAACCCATTATGGATTATAGTCCCTTGCCATCGGGTTATTGGCAGTGATGGATCACTTACCGGATATGCTGGTGGATTATGGAGAAAAAAATGGTTGCTTGACCACGAAAGCCCTGTAAAGCAACAGTCTCTATTTTAA
- a CDS encoding histidine kinase has translation MKTSFYIMSCMLILISVELSGQESLDRELKQVINYNIKSIDSLLIKADSLSNSKNYEEAEKAYRSIFELAQKKQQKKLILDAGFKLERFLSETMEKYEESKEVIIFLNEYCDQLDDKDCQIKSIFRLGELYQIKGEFIKALEYFSEAVLRAENSENSYLRWKTRTLRGFLLGEIGDQDNAKKDFEKALNYLTEEDSDSYRSTSYINIASSFSDKKPDSIIYYSKLSAKYCNNNKSSRNCYIAYNNIAWSYLLKGKPKKALELINANIDIDNMQFSYRDNLYAGVMHTIGAINYELGNYKESLEYFEIANTYFEKKRTIVNSIIVKEDLSKAYEKTGDLRSSIKALREIIPLFSKMDSLKITREIARIESKKILNIKDEKISDLKQENVKIEKKVNKTRWVIYFLGPFLIIIISILLYRGHKNALRFHRINEELSLSRLKSLRSMMNPHFLFNSFSTLQNYILKKDNLRANEYMTELSNLIRNVLSSSDSIFINFEEELQILKSYITIEQERFGKNFEIKYQIDDELIRMNPTIPSMVVQPYIENALIHGFSHSDKKGILVLSFEKEEDTLLCKVIDNGIGRGEAERLQKKGNDKMHLSIATRNTNERLRILSEIINQKASVVIRDLFEPSGVSKGTEVIITLPLMKTKMNE, from the coding sequence ATGAAAACTTCATTCTATATCATGAGCTGTATGCTCATTCTAATTTCTGTAGAATTGTCTGGACAAGAGTCTTTGGATAGAGAATTAAAGCAAGTAATCAATTATAATATCAAGTCAATAGATTCTTTATTAATAAAAGCAGATAGTTTAAGTAACTCTAAAAATTATGAAGAGGCAGAGAAAGCTTATAGATCCATTTTCGAGCTTGCTCAAAAAAAGCAGCAAAAAAAATTAATACTTGATGCTGGTTTTAAATTAGAGCGATTTCTATCTGAAACAATGGAAAAATATGAAGAATCTAAAGAAGTAATTATTTTTTTAAATGAGTATTGCGATCAGTTAGATGATAAAGACTGTCAAATTAAAAGTATTTTTCGATTAGGAGAACTATATCAAATAAAAGGAGAGTTTATTAAGGCTCTCGAATATTTTAGTGAAGCTGTATTGAGGGCAGAGAATTCAGAGAACAGTTATTTACGTTGGAAAACAAGAACGTTAAGAGGGTTTTTACTAGGAGAGATTGGAGATCAAGATAATGCTAAAAAAGACTTTGAAAAAGCATTAAACTATCTAACAGAAGAAGATTCAGATTCTTATAGGAGCACATCCTACATTAACATTGCATCTTCATTTAGTGATAAAAAGCCTGATTCTATAATTTATTACTCTAAACTTTCTGCAAAATATTGTAACAATAATAAAAGTTCTAGAAACTGTTACATTGCTTATAATAATATAGCATGGTCTTATCTATTAAAAGGCAAACCAAAAAAAGCATTAGAACTTATCAATGCTAATATTGATATTGATAATATGCAGTTTAGTTATCGTGATAATTTGTATGCTGGAGTAATGCATACTATTGGGGCAATAAACTATGAATTAGGTAATTATAAAGAATCACTCGAATATTTTGAGATAGCTAATACATATTTTGAAAAAAAACGAACTATAGTTAATTCGATTATTGTGAAAGAGGATCTTTCTAAAGCATACGAAAAAACAGGTGACTTACGATCAAGCATTAAGGCTCTAAGAGAAATTATACCATTATTTTCTAAGATGGATAGTTTAAAAATTACCCGAGAGATTGCAAGGATTGAAAGCAAAAAAATTCTTAATATTAAAGACGAAAAAATTTCTGACCTTAAGCAAGAAAATGTAAAAATAGAAAAGAAGGTAAACAAAACTAGATGGGTTATTTATTTTTTAGGCCCTTTTCTAATTATAATTATATCTATTCTGTTATATCGAGGGCATAAGAATGCCTTACGATTTCACCGAATTAATGAAGAGCTAAGTTTAAGTAGATTGAAATCCCTTAGATCGATGATGAATCCACACTTCTTATTTAATTCATTTAGTACTTTACAAAATTACATTCTTAAAAAAGATAATCTTAGAGCAAATGAATATATGACAGAGTTGTCAAACCTGATCCGAAATGTTCTATCTAGTTCGGATAGTATTTTTATTAATTTTGAAGAAGAATTACAAATTTTAAAATCGTATATTACGATAGAACAGGAAAGATTTGGTAAGAATTTTGAAATAAAGTATCAAATAGATGATGAATTAATACGAATGAACCCTACCATTCCTTCTATGGTAGTTCAACCTTATATAGAAAATGCATTAATTCATGGATTTTCTCATTCGGATAAAAAAGGAATACTAGTGCTGTCTTTTGAAAAAGAAGAGGATACTTTACTATGTAAAGTGATTGATAATGGGATAGGAAGAGGTGAGGCAGAACGATTACAGAAAAAAGGGAATGATAAAATGCATTTATCTATCGCAACAAGAAATACCAATGAGCGTTTAAGAATTTTAAGTGAAATAATAAATCAGAAAGCAAGTGTTGTTATCCGAGATCTTTTTGAACCTTCAGGTGTATCTAAAGGGACAGAAGTAATAATTACACTTCCATTAATGAAAACCAAAATGAATGAGTAA
- a CDS encoding LytTR family DNA-binding domain-containing protein: MSNLLKCIIVDDEIKDRENMRLLLESYCPQVEIIGEAKDRTSILSILSKTKPDLVFMDIQLGAISVFDILNELDSIDFKIVFVTAYDKYAIQGYQYDAIDYLLKPVNPKRLIKVINKILLFNNHSGSKEKVLQDFSDLYTKMMETPKISITDAKGVHRVKAIDIIYCVSDGNYTTFILKDNSEIIISKNLKHFEIKLKDYNFLRIHKSYLINMDHIDFLIKEQGGSVIMKNGKSLPVSRNCKKTLYEKMDIL, encoded by the coding sequence ATGAGTAACCTGCTTAAATGCATAATTGTAGATGATGAAATAAAAGATAGAGAGAATATGCGCTTACTTTTAGAATCGTACTGCCCTCAGGTAGAGATTATAGGAGAAGCAAAGGATCGTACTTCTATATTATCTATATTATCCAAAACCAAACCTGATTTGGTTTTTATGGATATTCAATTGGGTGCTATATCTGTATTTGATATTCTTAATGAGTTGGATAGTATTGATTTTAAGATCGTGTTTGTTACTGCATATGATAAGTATGCCATACAAGGATATCAGTACGATGCTATTGATTATTTATTAAAACCGGTAAATCCAAAACGGTTAATTAAAGTAATCAATAAAATATTACTGTTTAACAATCATTCAGGTTCTAAAGAAAAGGTGCTACAAGATTTTAGTGATTTATATACCAAAATGATGGAAACGCCTAAGATATCAATTACTGATGCCAAAGGAGTTCATAGGGTTAAGGCAATAGATATTATTTATTGTGTTAGCGATGGTAATTATACCACTTTCATCCTTAAAGACAATTCAGAGATTATCATTTCCAAAAATTTAAAACATTTTGAAATTAAACTTAAAGACTATAACTTTTTAAGAATACATAAATCTTATCTGATTAATATGGATCATATTGATTTTTTGATAAAAGAACAAGGAGGATCGGTAATTATGAAAAATGGAAAATCTCTTCCGGTTTCTAGAAATTGTAAAAAAACTTTATACGAAAAGATGGACATATTATGA
- a CDS encoding M57 family metalloprotease: MSFFLRTAILFLIATLIGASSCTKDEVDSIDEVQFTHLPKDVLVKLKELKLDPSDFNMIEIVEIDGSKNEMIVMGDMMISKERLIKTNANESVYISNRTKFIVDTKIHDVINLYVNTENTAYGLSKKTQEALRDAIKEYNEIPGTTIRFNAIFSSDNSRYNEKNYDVLVNVQPDLFSETDITGASEFPTKEGHPGEHFVLSVGANKASAKNYNSLKHLIMHGLGHVIGFRHVDWATRSSCVRHEFQKEESKEDVVIYISRMFSSMSPQFDSVMNACWRETEGKFSTSDKKAIKSRYPLRSPLLN, encoded by the coding sequence ATGAGTTTTTTTTTAAGAACAGCTATATTGTTTTTGATAGCAACTTTAATAGGAGCATCTTCATGTACCAAAGACGAAGTTGATTCAATTGATGAAGTTCAATTCACTCATTTACCAAAAGATGTTTTAGTAAAACTAAAAGAACTGAAATTAGATCCCTCAGATTTTAATATGATAGAAATTGTTGAGATAGATGGGTCTAAAAACGAGATGATTGTAATGGGTGATATGATGATAAGTAAAGAAAGACTTATAAAAACCAATGCAAACGAGTCTGTTTATATATCAAATCGAACGAAGTTTATTGTAGATACAAAGATTCATGATGTGATTAATCTGTATGTTAATACAGAAAACACTGCATATGGCCTGTCAAAAAAAACTCAGGAAGCATTGAGAGATGCTATAAAAGAGTATAATGAAATACCAGGAACTACCATTAGATTTAACGCAATTTTTAGTAGTGATAATTCCAGGTATAACGAAAAAAATTATGATGTTTTGGTCAATGTTCAACCTGATTTATTTAGTGAAACTGATATTACAGGAGCCTCAGAATTTCCAACAAAAGAAGGGCACCCAGGTGAGCATTTTGTTCTTTCTGTAGGAGCTAATAAAGCTAGTGCTAAAAATTATAATTCTCTAAAACACTTAATAATGCATGGATTAGGTCATGTTATTGGGTTTAGGCATGTAGATTGGGCCACCAGATCTTCTTGTGTGAGGCATGAATTTCAAAAAGAAGAATCAAAGGAAGATGTTGTTATTTATATTTCAAGAATGTTTTCTAGTATGTCACCACAATTTGATTCTGTTATGAATGCTTGCTGGAGAGAAACGGAAGGAAAATTTTCTACCTCTGATAAAAAAGCTATAAAAAGCCGTTATCCTCTTCGTAGTCCACTGTTAAATTGA
- a CDS encoding outer membrane beta-barrel protein: protein MKQLYLLFLIISISTSAQTLRIETGKSISSFRFEDSQGQNFENFQPISKSFIATGINFEIFESKLDLTLDVIYNSLGSKGSQPTQNNYFEWEADYLGIALGVEYTPFSVGNFEPYLKAALSTDFLIHGNQVINNQVLNLRHLGEFGDATFFYRGSIGIKHPISKNTTISLAYQYINSFALSQVSQGGDSKLYIYANMIGIGLAINLEKQ, encoded by the coding sequence ATGAAACAACTCTACTTACTTTTTTTAATTATTAGTATATCAACTTCTGCACAGACATTGCGTATAGAAACCGGAAAATCCATTTCTTCATTTAGATTTGAAGATTCTCAAGGTCAGAACTTCGAAAATTTTCAACCTATTTCTAAAAGTTTCATTGCAACAGGTATAAATTTTGAAATATTTGAAAGCAAACTCGATTTAACACTGGATGTTATCTATAACAGTCTTGGTTCTAAAGGAAGTCAACCCACTCAAAATAATTATTTTGAATGGGAGGCTGATTATTTGGGTATTGCTTTGGGGGTAGAATACACTCCATTTAGTGTAGGTAATTTTGAGCCTTATCTTAAAGCTGCTTTATCTACCGATTTTTTAATACACGGTAATCAAGTAATTAATAATCAAGTCCTCAATCTTAGACATCTAGGAGAATTTGGTGACGCTACCTTCTTTTACCGTGGAAGTATCGGAATTAAACACCCAATTTCTAAAAATACTACCATTAGTCTAGCCTATCAATATATAAACAGTTTTGCATTGTCTCAAGTATCCCAAGGCGGCGATTCCAAATTATACATTTATGCAAATATGATCGGCATTGGTTTGGCTATAAATCTCGAAAAACAATAA